One window from the genome of Bacillus tianshenii encodes:
- the aldA gene encoding aldehyde dehydrogenase has product MKSYQHYINGEFINGESNETIDVLNPATEEVISSVPSGTQADAKHAIDVAYKAQKEWKKVPAIERSSYLTKIADVLENKKQMFIELLTEENGKTWDASTAEIELAIDYYRYMAGWARRYEGEILQSDRANENILIFKQPIGVVSGIVPWNFPMFILARKLAPAIVTGCTVVIKPSQYTSNTACEFAKIIHEIDLPKGVFNLVTGKGSTLGSELSGNEKVGMVSMTGSYPAGSKVMEAAARSITKVNLELGGKAPALVTKHANIDLAVEKILQSRLTNNGQACTNAERVYVHTSVADEFIEKITDKMKQATVGNPLENKACDIGPLANKDQLESVEKMVKTAVDNGAKVLTGGKRAPQEKGYYFEPTVLVDVKQEMDIIQQEIFGPVLPIVTYDDFDDAIIYANDTEYGLSSSIYSENIHEIMRAANELTYGETFVNRENFEAVQGFHAGRAQSGIGGADGKHGLNEYLETHAVYMEYDQGYK; this is encoded by the coding sequence ATGAAAAGCTATCAACATTATATTAATGGTGAATTTATAAATGGAGAATCCAATGAAACAATCGACGTATTAAATCCAGCAACAGAAGAGGTGATCTCAAGCGTTCCCAGTGGCACCCAAGCAGATGCGAAGCATGCAATTGATGTTGCATATAAAGCTCAAAAAGAATGGAAAAAGGTTCCGGCAATTGAACGATCCTCATACTTAACGAAAATTGCTGATGTGCTGGAAAACAAAAAGCAAATGTTTATTGAATTACTTACAGAAGAAAACGGCAAAACATGGGACGCTTCCACGGCAGAAATTGAGCTGGCGATTGATTATTACCGTTATATGGCAGGCTGGGCAAGACGTTATGAAGGAGAAATTCTACAAAGTGATCGTGCCAATGAAAACATTTTAATTTTTAAGCAGCCAATTGGGGTTGTCTCAGGAATTGTGCCTTGGAACTTTCCAATGTTCATTCTTGCTAGAAAGCTTGCGCCAGCGATTGTGACAGGCTGCACTGTTGTGATAAAACCGAGCCAATATACATCAAATACAGCATGCGAATTTGCAAAAATCATTCACGAGATTGATTTGCCAAAAGGTGTTTTTAACCTTGTAACAGGAAAGGGCTCAACACTTGGCAGTGAGTTATCAGGTAATGAGAAAGTTGGAATGGTATCGATGACAGGCAGCTATCCAGCTGGTTCAAAAGTGATGGAAGCCGCAGCCCGTTCTATTACAAAAGTAAACTTAGAGCTAGGCGGTAAGGCACCAGCGCTTGTCACAAAACATGCGAATATCGACCTTGCTGTAGAGAAAATTCTTCAATCTCGCCTCACTAACAATGGACAAGCATGTACAAATGCTGAGCGTGTCTACGTTCATACTAGTGTTGCTGATGAATTTATAGAGAAAATAACAGATAAAATGAAGCAAGCAACCGTTGGAAATCCGTTAGAAAACAAAGCTTGCGACATCGGTCCATTAGCAAACAAAGACCAGTTAGAATCAGTAGAGAAAATGGTTAAAACAGCTGTTGATAACGGTGCAAAAGTATTAACAGGTGGTAAGCGTGCACCACAGGAAAAAGGCTATTATTTTGAACCAACCGTGCTTGTTGATGTGAAGCAAGAGATGGACATTATTCAACAAGAAATTTTCGGTCCCGTTCTTCCGATTGTGACGTATGACGATTTCGATGATGCAATTATTTATGCCAATGACACAGAATACGGCTTATCATCATCGATTTACAGTGAAAATATTCATGAAATTATGCGAGCAGCTAATGAACTCACTTATGGAGAAACATTTGTGAATCGCGAAAATTTCGAAGCGGTTCAAGGTTTTCATGCCGGAAGAGCTCAATCAGGCATTGGTGGAGCAGACGGGAAACATGGTTTAAACGAGTATTTAGAAACACACGCTGTTTATATGGAATATGACCAAGGTTATAAATAA
- a CDS encoding DUF421 domain-containing protein encodes MIYDYFLSPLLIFIGGYIILRIAGKKAVSEMNSFDLMFLLLIGNNLTQALYVNKTWTGLYYGLAFSIFYICFALLTLNNKLRWLLVPSPIVLVRDGDIDEAALRKVRVNTEELIGTLREKGYTNIRDIELAVMEDMGKVSVIPKAHARSLQPSDLNLQPAPTFIPIPLIMNGEILEHNMKYLNKNHDWLQTQLQNFGLNMQQISDITLASYNQHGFLDIDTDRHHLPKSPYMYKPGNLN; translated from the coding sequence ATGATCTACGACTATTTTCTTTCCCCGTTGCTCATTTTCATTGGCGGGTATATCATTTTACGAATTGCAGGCAAGAAAGCTGTCTCAGAAATGAACAGTTTTGATTTAATGTTTTTATTGCTGATCGGAAATAACCTAACCCAAGCACTTTATGTAAATAAAACATGGACTGGCCTTTATTACGGACTCGCATTTTCAATTTTTTATATTTGTTTCGCTCTTTTAACATTAAATAATAAACTCCGCTGGTTGCTTGTACCGAGCCCTATTGTTCTCGTTCGAGATGGGGATATTGATGAGGCAGCATTACGAAAAGTGAGGGTCAATACTGAAGAACTAATCGGTACGTTGCGTGAAAAAGGTTACACAAATATTAGAGATATCGAATTAGCTGTGATGGAAGACATGGGAAAAGTAAGCGTCATTCCAAAAGCCCATGCTAGGTCACTTCAACCAAGCGATCTCAACTTACAGCCAGCTCCAACCTTTATCCCAATACCGCTAATTATGAATGGAGAAATTCTTGAGCATAACATGAAATACTTGAACAAAAATCATGATTGGCTTCAAACACAACTCCAAAACTTTGGGTTAAACATGCAACAAATTTCAGATATCACCCTTGCTTCTTATAACCAACACGGCTTTTTAGATATCGACACCGACCGTCACCATCTACCAAAGAGTCCTTACATGTATAAACCCGGAAACTTAAATTAA